In Candidatus Saccharimonadia bacterium, a single genomic region encodes these proteins:
- a CDS encoding uracil-DNA glycosylase, translating into MQDKQADKAEQLAQIAQAIEQDGVTPHLKQTATQLVFGVGSPTAELMFVGEAPGKNEDLQGEPFVGAAGKFLNEMLASIGLKRSDIYISNIVKYRPPDNRDPTPEEIAAFVPYLQRQIEVIGPKLVVFLGRHSMSVFLPELRISQAHGKPVRKGGQVYLPLFHPAAALYNPAMRETLLADFALIPAILKKIG; encoded by the coding sequence ATGCAGGACAAACAAGCAGACAAGGCAGAGCAACTGGCGCAGATCGCTCAAGCGATTGAGCAGGATGGGGTGACCCCACATTTGAAGCAAACGGCAACGCAGTTGGTGTTTGGGGTGGGGAGTCCGACGGCCGAGCTGATGTTTGTGGGTGAAGCGCCAGGCAAGAATGAGGATTTGCAGGGGGAGCCGTTTGTGGGTGCGGCCGGTAAATTCTTGAACGAGATGCTAGCCTCGATTGGTTTGAAGCGGTCGGATATTTACATCAGCAATATCGTGAAGTACCGGCCGCCCGATAATCGGGACCCGACGCCGGAAGAGATTGCGGCATTTGTGCCCTATTTGCAGCGTCAAATTGAAGTGATCGGGCCGAAGCTGGTCGTGTTTTTGGGACGGCACTCGATGAGCGTGTTTTTGCCCGAGCTGCGGATAAGTCAGGCGCATGGGAAGCCGGTGCGCAAGGGTGGGCAGGTGTACCTGCCGCTGTTTCATCCGGCGGCGGCGCTGTACAACCCGGCGATGCGTGAGACGCTCCTGGCGGATTTTGCCTTGATACCGGCCATTTTGAAGAAGATAGGGTAG